In Bacteroidota bacterium, the genomic window TTTTCATTTTCATTGTAAGCAACATGGGGGGTGCGTTGACCCCGATCGGCGACCCCCCCTTGTTTCTCGGATATCTGAAGGGGATTCCGTTTTTCTGGATTGCGGAAACCATCTGGTACAAATGGGCTGTTGCGATGGTGGTTATTGTTGCCGTGTTCTACGTAGTCGACTATATTTCGTACCACAAACTTCCCGCGTCGGTCAGGCATGGATTGGAGGGCGAACATGAAGAAGGCGAGGTGAGTGGAGCGCAGAATGTGTTCTTCCTCGCTATTATTCTCATCTCCGTATTCATTACCAATCCGCCGTTTCTGCGCGAAGGGCTGATGATCCTTGCCGCCGCAGGATCGTATCTCACAACAAAACACGAGATTCACAAAAAGAACGACTTCAATTTTCATCCCATCAAAGAAGTGGCAGTATTATTCTTCGGCATTTTCGCAACGATGATTCCGGCGCTGGACTGGCTGTCACTGAACGCCTCTTCGCTCGGCATACACACCGCCGGGCAATTCTATTGGGTGACGGGATTTCTTTCAACATGTCTTGACAATGCGCCGACGTATCTTAACTTTCTCAGTGCAGCCATCGGCTTGTATGTATCGCCGGACGATGTCCGCCAGCTGATTGCGCTCGTGAAAACGCACGGGGCTGACATCTCACAGGTTACAGGTCCGCACGCAACCGAAATCAAGGCTGCATTTGCAATGCTTGTGAAGTACCATTACGACTTCGTCGAAGCCGGCGCAATCAGGCCGGACTACGCGAGCGCTGCATACCTGATCGCGAACTACAGCAAGCACGTGCAAGCGATTTCGCTCGGAGCGGTGTTCTTCGGAGCGTTCACGTATATCGGCAACGGGCCGAACTTCATGGTCAAGTCCATTGCCGAACAAACAGGAGTTCACTGCCCGACGTTCTTCGGTTTTGTGTTGAAATACTCGATTCCTGTTTTGTTGCCGGTCTTTGTGCTCGTGTGGCTCCTGTTCTTCCTCATGTAGTGGACCCGATTAT contains:
- a CDS encoding sodium:proton antiporter — protein: MNRLLRNAASIAFLIPLLAAPAFAEEAGHVTSVNPLMIFPFLILLLAIAVMPFINRHWWERNYPYVSAVLAVVTIVYYVFGIGNPSRLVHTGIEYFSFIVLIGSLFVVAGGIHIKIKGRSKPLSNVFLLSIGAVLSNVVGTTGASMILIRPFIRVNKYRIKPYHVVFFIFIVSNMGGALTPIGDPPLFLGYLKGIPFFWIAETIWYKWAVAMVVIVAVFYVVDYISYHKLPASVRHGLEGEHEEGEVSGAQNVFFLAIILISVFITNPPFLREGLMILAAAGSYLTTKHEIHKKNDFNFHPIKEVAVLFFGIFATMIPALDWLSLNASSLGIHTAGQFYWVTGFLSTCLDNAPTYLNFLSAAIGLYVSPDDVRQLIALVKTHGADISQVTGPHATEIKAAFAMLVKYHYDFVEAGAIRPDYASAAYLIANYSKHVQAISLGAVFFGAFTYIGNGPNFMVKSIAEQTGVHCPTFFGFVLKYSIPVLLPVFVLVWLLFFLM